A stretch of the Oenococcus sp. UCMA 16435 genome encodes the following:
- a CDS encoding MFS transporter yields the protein MENSLVKTKGNVLQPSGVASYQKQTLWSSIIGYAMDGLDMMLLSFVLPLIMADFHLTTAQAGGISTITMFGVVIGGTVFGILADHFGRVKVFTWTILIFSLFTGFSALSPSDGVFIAMRFMAGLGLGGEFGIGMTLVSESWPTKLRTKATSWVALGYQAGTLLATLLAGYVSTNFGWRGVFAIGILPAALAWWTRRNLEEPAMWVENRKTVKNNFAIKQLFINKKVTLTTIGLVILTSVQNLGYFAIMSWMPTMLASQRHIAISGTMFWTLSTISGMVVGIIVFAWAADKFGRKPAFITFQISAAVIVWIYFRISNPVLLVALGSVLGFFVNGMMGGYGALLSEHYPTEIRSTAENLIFNFGRFVGGFGPLFIGIVALHNSLSVALGMISAIYIVAALAMLFLVPETKGLDLASIKES from the coding sequence TTGGAGAATTCATTGGTAAAAACAAAAGGTAATGTGTTACAGCCAAGCGGCGTTGCGAGTTATCAAAAACAAACACTTTGGTCATCGATTATTGGTTATGCGATGGATGGGCTGGATATGATGCTGCTTTCCTTTGTCCTTCCTTTGATCATGGCTGATTTTCATTTAACGACTGCTCAGGCCGGAGGAATTTCGACAATTACAATGTTTGGCGTGGTTATAGGTGGAACTGTTTTTGGAATTCTAGCTGATCATTTTGGAAGAGTAAAAGTTTTCACTTGGACAATTTTGATTTTCTCTTTATTCACTGGCTTCTCGGCTCTTTCTCCATCGGATGGCGTTTTTATCGCGATGCGTTTTATGGCCGGTCTTGGTTTGGGTGGAGAATTCGGAATTGGAATGACACTTGTTTCTGAAAGCTGGCCAACAAAACTTCGTACAAAAGCAACTTCTTGGGTTGCACTTGGATATCAGGCGGGAACTTTATTAGCAACTCTTTTGGCTGGGTATGTTTCAACTAATTTTGGTTGGCGGGGTGTGTTTGCGATTGGAATTTTGCCGGCTGCTTTAGCTTGGTGGACACGCAGGAACTTGGAAGAACCAGCGATGTGGGTTGAAAACCGCAAGACCGTAAAAAATAATTTTGCGATCAAACAATTATTTATTAATAAAAAGGTCACCTTAACCACAATTGGTTTGGTGATCTTAACTTCCGTTCAAAATCTTGGTTATTTTGCGATTATGAGTTGGATGCCGACAATGTTGGCTAGCCAACGCCATATCGCAATCAGTGGAACAATGTTCTGGACGCTTTCGACAATTAGCGGCATGGTAGTCGGGATTATTGTGTTTGCCTGGGCGGCGGATAAATTTGGTCGAAAACCGGCTTTTATTACTTTTCAAATTTCGGCAGCCGTTATCGTTTGGATTTATTTTCGGATTTCAAATCCTGTTCTTCTGGTCGCTTTAGGTTCAGTTCTTGGATTTTTCGTTAACGGAATGATGGGTGGCTATGGTGCTTTGCTTTCCGAACACTATCCAACCGAAATTCGTTCGACAGCGGAGAATTTGATCTTTAATTTTGGTCGTTTTGTCGGCGGCTTTGGCCCCTTGTTTATTGGCATCGTCGCTTTGCATAATTCTCTTTCAGTGGCTCTTGGCATGATTTCGGCAATCTATATTGTTGCTGCTTTGGCTATGCTGTTCTTGGTTCCAGAAACCAAGGGTCTTGATTTAGCTTCGATCAAGGAGAGCTAA
- a CDS encoding NAD(P)-dependent oxidoreductase produces the protein MKIAFIGTGVMGTGIINNFLKNGEDVTVYNRTKAHAQRVLDNGAKWVDSAAKATLGNDFVFTMVGFPKDVEENYFGKGGIFSTVKTGQILIDMTTSTPTLAEKIAAEGKRKGVGVLDAPVSGGDVGARDGKLTIMVGGDKDAFEKALPLLKSVSKKVNYFGGAGKGQHAKMANQIMIASTMLGLAEWMTYAKTAGLDLQETLNTLSSGGADNWSMDTYAPRILKEDFKPGFYAKHILKDLRIALDEANKMGLDLPETKLAEKMYAELTDEKKLGNLGTQAIVKLWDQWS, from the coding sequence ATGAAAATTGCCTTTATCGGAACCGGTGTTATGGGAACCGGCATTATTAACAACTTTTTAAAAAATGGCGAAGATGTAACTGTCTATAATCGGACTAAAGCACATGCCCAAAGGGTTTTGGATAACGGGGCCAAATGGGTTGATTCGGCTGCCAAAGCAACTTTGGGAAATGATTTTGTTTTTACGATGGTTGGTTTTCCAAAGGATGTTGAGGAAAATTATTTTGGCAAAGGAGGAATTTTTTCGACCGTAAAAACCGGACAAATATTAATTGATATGACAACTTCGACACCGACTCTAGCGGAGAAAATTGCTGCCGAAGGCAAAAGAAAAGGAGTCGGAGTCCTTGACGCTCCAGTATCCGGTGGAGACGTCGGCGCTCGCGATGGAAAATTGACAATAATGGTCGGCGGAGACAAAGATGCTTTTGAAAAAGCACTTCCGCTTTTAAAATCTGTTTCCAAAAAGGTCAATTATTTTGGCGGGGCCGGCAAAGGCCAGCATGCTAAAATGGCCAACCAAATTATGATTGCTTCAACAATGCTTGGCCTGGCCGAATGGATGACCTATGCAAAAACAGCTGGGTTGGACCTGCAGGAAACATTGAATACCTTGTCATCCGGAGGAGCAGATAATTGGTCGATGGATACTTATGCACCAAGAATTTTAAAAGAAGATTTTAAACCGGGTTTTTATGCAAAGCATATTTTAAAAGATCTGCGAATCGCTTTGGACGAAGCCAATAAAATGGGACTTGATTTACCGGAAACAAAATTAGCCGAAAAAATGTACGCAGAACTGACTGACGAAAAAAAGCTTGGCAACCTCGGTACACAAGCAATTGTAAAATTGTGGGATCAATGGTCCTAA
- a CDS encoding ABC transporter substrate-binding protein encodes MKRMYGLIVLLAGFLIFAFFYGGSSREKTDASTKSKTIKTYKVGILQLMTQPALDQIHKGIVAGLKEEGFKVGTNLKIDYQNAQGDQSNLQTMSSKFANENDDLTVGIATPAAQALAKAANGKTPVILAGITDPVGGGLIKSNAVPGGNITGTSGESPLKSQLNLIKKILPKAKTLGIIYTTSDHGGTYNAKKMQKIAAAAGYTVKMYTISSTNDMQTVAEKMASEVQVVYAPQDNDVASAMKTLVSVTNKAKVPVFPAVDTMVKDGGVATLSVNQFNLGKASGVIAGKVLKGKKTSTYPLTFITKGEMTVNTTEAKLLGIKLPASVLHEAKTKGEIFK; translated from the coding sequence ATGAAAAGGATGTATGGCTTGATCGTTTTATTGGCCGGTTTTCTGATTTTTGCGTTTTTTTACGGCGGCTCGTCAAGAGAAAAGACAGATGCCAGTACAAAAAGTAAAACTATCAAAACTTATAAAGTCGGAATTCTGCAGTTAATGACACAGCCGGCTTTGGACCAGATTCACAAAGGGATTGTCGCCGGCTTAAAAGAAGAAGGTTTCAAAGTCGGCACAAATCTCAAAATTGATTATCAAAATGCTCAGGGCGACCAGTCGAATTTACAAACAATGTCATCGAAGTTCGCTAATGAAAATGATGATCTGACAGTGGGAATCGCTACTCCGGCGGCTCAAGCTTTGGCGAAAGCGGCCAATGGTAAAACGCCGGTCATTTTGGCCGGGATTACCGATCCTGTCGGCGGCGGTTTAATTAAATCAAACGCAGTACCCGGGGGCAATATCACCGGTACTTCTGGTGAGTCGCCACTTAAGTCTCAACTGAATTTGATTAAAAAAATTCTTCCAAAAGCAAAAACGCTTGGAATTATTTATACGACTTCCGATCATGGCGGTACTTACAATGCCAAGAAGATGCAAAAAATCGCTGCAGCGGCCGGCTATACAGTCAAGATGTACACAATTTCGTCAACAAATGATATGCAGACGGTTGCCGAAAAAATGGCTTCCGAAGTCCAGGTTGTATATGCTCCTCAGGATAATGATGTCGCAAGCGCCATGAAGACTTTAGTCAGTGTCACGAATAAAGCAAAAGTTCCTGTTTTTCCAGCTGTCGACACAATGGTTAAAGATGGCGGGGTTGCCACGCTATCCGTTAACCAATTCAATCTTGGCAAGGCTTCCGGAGTAATTGCCGGTAAAGTTTTAAAGGGTAAAAAAACTTCGACTTATCCTTTGACTTTTATCACAAAAGGCGAGATGACAGTTAATACTACTGAAGCAAAATTATTGGGAATCAAATTACCGGCTTCGGTTCTTCACGAAGCAAAGACAAAGGGGGAAATTTTCAAATGA